Proteins from a single region of Candidatus Margulisiibacteriota bacterium:
- a CDS encoding IPT/TIG domain-containing protein: MEKLKSGLKFTVLALALVVLTGMANAIVLPAKAVINPLTQTVYAPKNDSSNNTVLAAIRVYTQSFSNNSPVWTENTGSKLNLSSLTAKTFGLAVSEDGKKLFVAINDAQQSKLRIYDLGGDGLPTGTYKDAVWTPDTNGWDSPAGIALAGDRVFMADMQTAKVHVFDYDAASQNWKWTSDLTDQLTGLGALYGVTVGPKVVNGSTTTYPLFVTRKATSSTAKELFMYAYTVNGSTKTITYKNGANLNTPTYVAASTNELYVAVKDTAADVAAFSYDITAGTLSSKPVINKGPLDLGWVALDLLPNNGYLFYTYPTDASGKPSYYYRVTLPGTTPAALPDSPINIMEVDGVICTPDGRRTIVSNSWTGEIIAYGTGNALPSGYLAASVASITPNSTVHGTDTDVTITGKYFLANPTVSLLYNNVNYPLTNVEVKSSTQLTAKVDFPGTPAIPNTTTTYGVSIVNPNQGNGGLLSNAFTINELVSNPTISTVNPTSGEQGQTLNVEVTGTGYYSGTAVSFSGTGITVNSTTFNSATKVTANISIASNATLSARNVTVTNPGKTPATKTGAFTVTAPVATPTISSVNPTSGEQGQTFLDVEVNGTGYTAATTVSFSGTGITKNSTVFNSASKMTVNISIANNATLSARDVTVTNPGKTPATKTGAFTVTAPTPAPTISTVVPSSGQQGQTLNVEITGTGYNNQTYVEFYGTGININSTTLNSATKITVNITIAGNAALGARDVIVTNPGKTPATKADGFTVTTAADTIAPAAITTLTAHTGTAYGTVQLTWTAVGDDNQTGTATHYIVKYSKNPITTDAEFNAASTYTQNWTPKVAGGAEDYTLTGLDLLAGQLVYFTIKAQDEVPNTGALGNAAFTFVKDSIPVPTVTALYPNMGPNSKTTDIVIEGTNFASILRVYIETTPEQNLANVVAVKGDRIEATVPKNLTPGTYDIRVEGPGGTSAKVKADLFTVMSGPENPAVPSQVTDLKITNGDTQCTLDWTNPADTDMAKLEVRRYASAFPLSYDPLVGTVVYPASGTHIPTPGKAMKMTDTGLTNNLKYYYVVFIKDTSDNWSAVDYHLPSVNAALGQPTAGSTDPVSSINIVRDGDTVGSGVTITWTTNPANTAVDVYVLNCAIDQGAASYTSYFTTDTSKWTKAANGDNLTNGTYQIPNLVGTGSAAYYKLITHGATLQTSDLLTNVVGKFDLIVGPSDTQADKFFVSLPLSPIAPKTNSVADLFGAQVAEGDGVLLFNMNKDVTSGSLYNSGAWAAFPGVPAIDNLSAGRAYGYLTQAEKYITIVGKVPTAATNDLSLAGGWDSVKDQAAVAEWIGNAYPTPVTLALSGLTNATSQGTSPLDGGTAYQFNANADLINGIDGMAVNTTGGWVNGTLSAPSTLQLVPGKGYMLNEPVKQSFSWSQAKPY; encoded by the coding sequence AACCCGCTGACCCAGACGGTCTACGCGCCGAAGAACGACTCCAGCAACAATACTGTTCTAGCGGCAATCCGTGTTTACACGCAATCGTTCAGCAACAACAGCCCGGTCTGGACGGAAAATACCGGCAGTAAGCTCAACCTATCCTCCCTGACCGCCAAGACCTTCGGGCTGGCGGTTTCCGAGGATGGCAAAAAGCTCTTTGTCGCCATCAACGACGCCCAGCAGTCCAAGCTCCGGATCTACGATCTTGGCGGCGACGGCCTGCCAACCGGCACCTATAAAGACGCGGTCTGGACACCGGATACCAACGGCTGGGATTCCCCGGCCGGGATCGCCCTGGCCGGCGACCGGGTTTTCATGGCCGATATGCAAACCGCTAAAGTTCACGTTTTTGATTATGATGCCGCCAGCCAGAACTGGAAATGGACCAGCGACCTGACCGACCAGCTGACCGGACTTGGCGCCCTTTACGGCGTCACCGTCGGCCCGAAGGTCGTTAACGGTTCGACCACCACCTACCCGCTCTTTGTCACCCGGAAAGCGACTTCCAGCACCGCCAAAGAACTTTTCATGTACGCTTACACGGTCAACGGAAGCACTAAAACCATTACCTATAAGAACGGCGCCAACCTTAACACGCCAACCTACGTGGCCGCTTCGACCAACGAACTTTACGTCGCCGTCAAAGACACCGCCGCCGACGTCGCGGCTTTCAGCTACGACATCACCGCCGGAACTTTGAGCTCCAAACCGGTCATCAATAAAGGGCCGCTCGACCTCGGCTGGGTCGCCTTAGACCTCTTGCCGAACAACGGCTACCTTTTCTATACCTATCCGACCGACGCCAGCGGGAAACCGTCTTACTATTACCGGGTCACCCTGCCGGGAACAACCCCGGCCGCTCTGCCGGATTCGCCGATCAATATAATGGAAGTCGACGGGGTCATCTGTACTCCTGACGGCCGGCGGACGATCGTTTCCAACAGCTGGACCGGCGAGATCATCGCTTACGGGACCGGCAATGCTTTGCCCAGCGGCTACCTTGCCGCTTCGGTCGCTTCGATCACCCCGAACTCAACCGTTCACGGAACCGACACCGACGTTACCATCACCGGGAAATATTTCCTGGCCAATCCGACCGTTTCCTTACTTTATAATAACGTTAATTATCCGTTGACCAACGTTGAAGTTAAATCTTCAACCCAACTGACCGCCAAGGTCGACTTCCCGGGAACGCCCGCGATCCCTAACACGACCACGACCTACGGAGTTTCGATCGTCAACCCTAACCAGGGGAACGGCGGCTTGCTTAGCAACGCCTTCACCATCAACGAGTTAGTGTCTAACCCGACCATCAGCACGGTCAATCCGACTTCCGGCGAACAAGGCCAGACCCTCAACGTGGAAGTTACCGGAACTGGTTATTACAGCGGGACGGCCGTTTCTTTCAGCGGGACCGGCATTACCGTAAACTCAACCACGTTCAACAGCGCGACCAAGGTCACGGCAAACATCAGCATCGCCAGCAACGCCACCCTTAGCGCCAGGAACGTCACCGTCACCAACCCGGGCAAAACCCCGGCCACCAAGACCGGCGCTTTCACTGTAACCGCGCCAGTGGCAACCCCGACTATCAGCTCGGTCAACCCGACCTCCGGCGAGCAAGGTCAGACCTTTCTGGACGTGGAAGTTAACGGGACCGGCTATACCGCCGCGACCACCGTTTCTTTCAGCGGGACCGGCATCACCAAAAACTCGACCGTCTTCAACAGCGCGTCCAAAATGACCGTCAATATCAGCATCGCCAATAACGCCACCCTTAGCGCCAGAGACGTCACCGTCACCAACCCGGGTAAAACTCCGGCGACCAAGACCGGCGCTTTCACGGTTACCGCGCCGACTCCAGCGCCAACCATCAGCACGGTTGTTCCTTCTTCCGGCCAGCAAGGCCAGACCCTCAACGTAGAGATCACCGGCACCGGTTACAACAACCAGACCTACGTTGAATTCTACGGCACCGGCATCAACATTAATTCCACCACGCTCAACAGCGCGACTAAAATTACCGTCAATATCACGATCGCCGGCAACGCCGCTCTCGGCGCCAGGGACGTGATCGTCACCAACCCGGGCAAAACACCGGCCACCAAGGCCGACGGCTTTACCGTGACCACGGCCGCGGATACCATCGCTCCGGCCGCCATCACCACACTGACGGCGCACACGGGAACCGCTTACGGCACCGTCCAGCTCACTTGGACCGCTGTTGGCGACGACAACCAGACCGGCACTGCCACCCATTACATCGTGAAATATTCCAAGAACCCGATCACGACCGACGCGGAGTTCAACGCCGCGTCGACCTATACCCAGAATTGGACCCCGAAAGTCGCCGGCGGCGCGGAAGATTACACTTTGACCGGCCTCGACCTTCTGGCTGGCCAGCTCGTCTATTTCACCATCAAAGCCCAGGATGAAGTGCCGAACACCGGCGCGCTCGGCAATGCCGCTTTCACTTTCGTGAAAGACAGCATTCCGGTCCCGACCGTTACGGCCCTCTACCCGAACATGGGACCGAATTCCAAAACGACCGACATCGTCATTGAAGGGACCAACTTCGCTTCAATTCTGCGGGTCTATATCGAAACCACCCCGGAACAAAATCTAGCCAATGTCGTCGCCGTTAAAGGGGATCGGATCGAAGCGACCGTGCCGAAGAACCTGACCCCGGGAACTTACGACATTCGCGTCGAGGGCCCTGGCGGAACCTCTGCCAAGGTCAAAGCCGACCTCTTCACCGTCATGAGCGGGCCAGAAAACCCGGCCGTGCCGTCCCAGGTTACCGATTTAAAGATCACTAACGGAGATACGCAGTGCACCCTGGATTGGACCAATCCGGCCGACACCGACATGGCCAAGCTGGAAGTCCGGCGGTATGCGAGTGCCTTCCCACTCTCTTACGATCCGCTCGTTGGGACCGTCGTTTACCCGGCTTCCGGAACCCATATCCCGACCCCGGGCAAAGCGATGAAAATGACCGACACCGGCCTAACTAATAATCTTAAGTATTATTATGTCGTTTTCATCAAGGACACTTCCGACAACTGGAGCGCCGTCGATTATCACCTGCCCAGCGTCAACGCCGCACTCGGCCAACCGACCGCCGGCTCGACCGACCCGGTCTCCAGCATCAACATTGTCCGCGACGGCGACACCGTTGGTTCCGGCGTGACCATTACCTGGACGACCAACCCGGCCAACACCGCGGTCGACGTCTACGTCCTGAACTGCGCTATCGATCAAGGGGCGGCCAGCTACACTTCGTATTTCACGACCGACACCAGTAAGTGGACTAAAGCGGCTAATGGCGACAACCTGACCAACGGGACCTACCAGATCCCGAACTTAGTTGGGACCGGCAGCGCCGCTTACTACAAGCTCATCACTCATGGCGCGACCCTGCAGACCAGCGACCTTTTAACCAACGTCGTCGGCAAGTTCGACCTGATCGTCGGGCCGTCGGACACGCAAGCGGACAAGTTCTTTGTCTCCCTGCCGCTGTCGCCGATCGCTCCCAAGACCAACTCGGTCGCCGATCTATTCGGCGCCCAGGTGGCGGAAGGGGACGGAGTTCTCCTCTTCAACATGAACAAAGACGTGACCAGCGGCTCGCTTTACAACAGCGGCGCCTGGGCCGCCTTCCCTGGCGTGCCGGCGATCGACAATCTGTCTGCCGGACGGGCCTACGGTTACTTGACCCAAGCTGAAAAATACATCACTATTGTCGGGAAAGTACCGACCGCCGCGACCAATGATCTCTCTTTAGCGGGCGGTTGGGACAGCGTTAAAGACCAGGCCGCGGTTGCCGAATGGATCGGCAATGCCTATCCGACACCGGTTACCCTGGCACTTTCCGGTTTAACCAACGCCACCTCGCAGGGGACCTCCCCGCTTGATGGCGGCACCGCCTATCAGTTCAACGCCAATGCCGACCTGATCAACGGGATCGACGGTATGGCGGTCAACACGACCGGCGGCTGGGTCAACGGAACGCTAAGCGCGCCGTCAACTCTGCAACTTGTCCCGGGTAAAGGCTACATGCTGAATGAACCGGTGAAACAGTCGTTCAGCTGGTCACAGGCTAAGCCCTACTAA